The Anopheles gambiae chromosome 2, idAnoGambNW_F1_1, whole genome shotgun sequence genomic sequence GGTTCCTTATAACGGTGCTGCGATTGCACACTCATTCATTGTACTACTGTATGTTAATGATATAGATTCCCTGGGGGGAGAAGAACGGGCTACGTGTAACCTAGATCGTAATAAAATTCGTGTCTGTGTCCGTGTAACCGCAACGgctatttatttgaatttgttttaagCCACACGTGCTTAAACGAATATTATTTTCTTAGACCAAAAACTAAGCACGTGTCGCTGGAATCGTTAAGTTTTTGAGGTATTTTAATTCCATTCAAATCTATCCTTCGAAAGAACCTGGAACCTACACGTGATATGCTGGAAGCAGGAGCAACTCCATCATCTATACACAGTAGAATGCATCCTACAGTAGGCGCCGTATGACAGTTACGCATagcatagtttttttttactgcgtCCCTATGCATTTATCTGTCAATTGACGATTGTTTAGTTTTCTTCCGCACGGTCATCTGCGCTATCACTGTGCCTGTCCGGATCCGGattgtgttatttatttgtccgtgcagcagcaaaaagttATCCAACCCATCACTTTACAATGGATTACGTCGATATACAGGCCGTGGAATCGAAGCTTACCGACGTGACGGTCACGCCGATACCGATGATAAAGAATGCCCACACTAACCACAGcaccggcggcggcagcagcagcagcagcaactatGGAGCCAATCACACGGCCAACATCACCATTACCCCGCAGGTAAATCATCGCAAcagccacaacaacagcaaccaccaccatcacagtAGTGTGTCCGGAGCGGTCAACGATGGTTCCTCGGGAGCGCTAGCATTAACCGTTGGATCGAACcatagcaacagcaacaacaacaacgccaacagcagcagcagcagcaacaacaatagcaGTGCTGCGAATCTGGTAGCCCCGGTGACCACGTTCAATCAGTTCCCCAACAATGCCGGACTGTCCAAGTATGCCCAGCTGTTGATGGTGATCGAGGAGATGGGACGGGATCTGCGCCCAACGTACTCGGGCAGTCGCAACTCGGCCGAACGTTTGAAGCGGCTGATCGTACACGCACGAATTCTCGTCCGGGAGTGTCTGGTCGAAACGGAACGATCCGCCAGACAGTAGTTGGTCCGAGCTGCCTTTGGGCAATGGGGGAGGGGGTCACCGCTATCTCTCCGTCATTCATTCACGTCTATCTCATTCTTCAAGTGCATTCGTTTAGCGCTCCGTTGGCGTTTAGGTCAGGGGACACAGTGGCTACGCTGCTGTTCCAGCGGTTCATGATGGGGCGACGATTAATATATAATCCATAGTACAAACAAGCGATGAGCGCTAATGTTTCGATAATAGCGGAAGCAGGGCACAACCAGGATGTTTAATaggagcgcgcgcgtgtgtgtgtgtgtgtaatcaGTTAACGATAGAgaaggagagggagagagaaaaggagagaacGCTGGAGAGCAAGGGAGATGAGAGCAGCCTTAGCAAATAAGATTATAGACTGTGTATTTACGATGCGCTCGAAACGCCAGTTTTTGATGTAGCGAACAAAATGTATACCAAATCCTTCATTCACCTTCCGAAGACAAAACAGCATGCAGCATGTATACAGATTGTATGTAGCGAGAGCAAAACGATCAGTATGGTACGGTGGGAGATCTGATGGAAAatgctctctttttttctacaaGACATAAACAAGCGTAATAAAAGACGATACAAATGGTGTAGCCTTTAACTATATACAATGGATTGTAGCCGTAACCGGAGGATAGGTTCGTAAGGGCATAAATAAACGCGTATTTTAATGTAAACCATGTTAATTGTGGCTTGTGTTAAGATGATTTCCCGGGGTGTTTCTTTTTAGCGGCCGTCACTGTACCGTAAACGGAAGCAGATCAAGCAACGAACCAGGGCACTGTAAACACTTTACTGTTGACAAACAATTAAGCCATTCGTTCTCGATTATCCGTGCAGAATAGTTTTTCGTTCAACAAGCGCAGCGAAACCTTTGGCGTAAGCTTCGTGCAAACAAGTTTTATGCCTTCGGAAAATCAATTACCAAATCTTTTCGGCgcttgcattttgttttcgagaagtgtgtgttttggccG encodes the following:
- the LOC5667628 gene encoding cyclin-dependent kinase 2-associated protein 1, which gives rise to MDYVDIQAVESKLTDVTVTPIPMIKNAHTNHSTGGGSSSSSNYGANHTANITITPQVNHRNSHNNSNHHHHSSVSGAVNDGSSGALALTVGSNHSNSNNNNANSSSSSNNNSSAANLVAPVTTFNQFPNNAGLSKYAQLLMVIEEMGRDLRPTYSGSRNSAERLKRLIVHARILVRECLVETERSARQ